In one Neobacillus sp. WH10 genomic region, the following are encoded:
- a CDS encoding ammonium transporter, with amino-acid sequence MDTLFLMNSLWVMVGAVLVILMIGGFILLETGSTRMKNAGHIAGKTILTFGIGSIIFWAVGYGLIFGKGIPLIGFSDFFYSGYDIDGLPLSGAVFFLFQLAFSGISLTIAFGGFAERAKLSVYLVFAVLFSSIVYPPIAHWIWGGGWLADHGKQDFAGSTVVHLTGAMAALAATILLKPRIGKFNKDGSANNLAGHNQVFTALSVLLLWVGWFGFNAGSTLSVDKAFFGFVAINTNLAAAAGTVAAMVISWMILGKADVPMMLNGALAGLVAITASCAFVETWAAVLIGFIAGILVFYSIRFFEKIKIDDPIAALSVHGTAGVWGTLSTGFFATKELATVGKPGLFYGGGFHQLGVQAIGVITCAAFAFIVSFIILAVMKKGMNGLRVTEEEEIIGLDMSEHGSYGYPELVKDGQKLKAQ; translated from the coding sequence TTGGATACGTTATTTTTAATGAACAGTCTATGGGTTATGGTTGGTGCAGTACTTGTCATATTAATGATCGGAGGCTTTATTCTTCTTGAAACCGGCTCAACCAGAATGAAGAATGCAGGGCATATTGCCGGAAAAACAATCCTTACCTTTGGAATTGGCTCGATTATATTTTGGGCAGTGGGATATGGCTTAATTTTCGGAAAAGGAATTCCTTTGATCGGGTTCTCTGATTTCTTTTATTCAGGCTATGACATTGATGGTTTACCATTGTCAGGCGCCGTTTTCTTTTTATTCCAATTAGCCTTTTCAGGTATTTCCTTAACAATCGCGTTTGGCGGATTTGCCGAACGAGCTAAACTCAGTGTTTATCTTGTATTTGCTGTTCTTTTCTCCTCTATTGTCTATCCTCCTATCGCACACTGGATCTGGGGCGGCGGTTGGTTAGCAGATCATGGAAAACAAGACTTCGCCGGTTCAACGGTTGTTCATTTAACTGGTGCCATGGCGGCGCTCGCAGCCACAATTCTCTTAAAACCACGTATAGGAAAATTTAATAAAGACGGTTCAGCCAATAATCTTGCCGGCCATAACCAAGTTTTCACCGCATTGAGTGTATTACTTTTATGGGTAGGATGGTTTGGTTTTAATGCTGGCAGCACCTTATCTGTTGACAAAGCCTTTTTTGGATTCGTCGCTATTAATACCAATCTAGCAGCAGCAGCTGGAACAGTAGCCGCAATGGTCATTTCTTGGATGATATTAGGCAAAGCCGATGTCCCGATGATGTTAAACGGCGCTCTCGCAGGTTTGGTCGCAATAACTGCTTCTTGCGCATTTGTTGAAACATGGGCCGCTGTTCTAATAGGATTTATCGCTGGAATTCTTGTTTTTTATAGCATTCGCTTTTTTGAAAAAATAAAAATTGATGATCCAATTGCCGCATTAAGTGTCCATGGTACAGCCGGGGTATGGGGAACCTTATCAACCGGGTTCTTTGCAACCAAAGAATTAGCAACTGTCGGAAAGCCGGGATTATTTTATGGCGGAGGCTTCCATCAGCTTGGTGTTCAAGCAATAGGTGTCATTACATGTGCGGCTTTCGCTTTTATTGTCTCCTTCATCATCCTGGCAGTGATGAAAAAAGGAATGAATGGCTTGCGTGTGACGGAAGAGGAAGAAATTATCGGTCTTGATATGAGTGAGCATGGCAGCTATGGTTACCCTGAATTGGTTAAAGATGGGCAAAAACTGAAGGCTCAATAG
- a CDS encoding amino acid ABC transporter permease, protein MDFRWDLIWEYAPLFLKGTLVTIGLSVAGIVFGSVLGLFIGLGKMMRKKLWALPFNWYINCFRGTPLMVQILLIHFAVVPVFLGTTNAIVAAILALSLNSAAYVAEIFRAGIQSIDKGQMEAARSLGMTHGQAMRFVILPQAIKRMIPPLGNEFIVLIKDSSLAALIAAPELMYWGRAMQGQYMRPWEPYLTAAVIYLVLTLSLNFLLNRIERRLATE, encoded by the coding sequence ATGGATTTTAGGTGGGATCTTATTTGGGAATACGCTCCTTTATTTCTAAAGGGAACGTTGGTAACCATCGGCCTTTCGGTTGCAGGTATTGTATTCGGTTCCGTACTTGGTTTATTTATAGGTTTAGGAAAAATGATGAGAAAAAAGCTGTGGGCACTTCCTTTTAACTGGTACATAAACTGTTTCCGCGGCACTCCGTTAATGGTGCAAATCTTATTGATTCATTTCGCTGTCGTACCGGTTTTTTTAGGCACGACGAATGCGATCGTGGCAGCAATTTTGGCCCTATCCTTAAACTCGGCAGCCTATGTGGCAGAAATATTCCGTGCCGGGATCCAATCAATTGATAAAGGACAGATGGAGGCAGCGCGTTCACTCGGCATGACACATGGACAAGCTATGAGATTTGTTATTTTGCCACAAGCGATTAAAAGAATGATTCCACCGCTTGGCAATGAGTTTATTGTTTTAATTAAAGATTCTTCACTTGCTGCGTTAATTGCTGCTCCTGAGCTGATGTATTGGGGACGTGCAATGCAAGGTCAATATATGCGCCCATGGGAGCCATATCTGACAGCTGCTGTTATTTATCTAGTATTAACCCTTTCCTTAAACTTCCTATTAAACCGTATTGAAAGGAGGTTAGCAACAGAATGA
- a CDS encoding amino acid ABC transporter ATP-binding protein, giving the protein MIEVKSLKKSFGNNEVLKDINVTVDPQEVVVVIGPSGSGKSTFLRCINMLETITGGHVLIEGIDITDKKTDINKIRTEVGMVFQQFNLFPHKKVIENIMLAPMKVRNVPEEKARAKGLELLKKVGLADKAEAYPDSLSGGQKQRVAIARALAMEPKIMLFDEPTSALDPEMVGEVLEVMKQLAKEGMTMVVVTHEMGFAKEVGDRVIFMDGGLIVEENVPSELFDHPKEERTKAFLSKVL; this is encoded by the coding sequence ATGATTGAGGTGAAAAGTTTAAAAAAGTCGTTTGGAAACAATGAGGTTCTAAAGGATATCAATGTAACAGTTGATCCGCAAGAAGTCGTTGTCGTGATTGGCCCTTCCGGCTCCGGAAAATCGACATTCCTCCGCTGTATCAATATGCTCGAAACAATTACTGGCGGTCATGTCCTAATTGAAGGGATCGATATTACTGACAAAAAAACGGATATTAATAAAATCCGAACTGAAGTGGGAATGGTATTCCAGCAGTTTAATCTTTTTCCACATAAAAAGGTCATCGAAAATATTATGCTTGCCCCGATGAAGGTAAGGAATGTACCAGAAGAAAAAGCGAGGGCAAAAGGGTTGGAACTTTTAAAAAAGGTAGGGTTGGCTGACAAAGCTGAAGCCTATCCTGATTCATTATCTGGCGGACAAAAGCAACGTGTAGCCATTGCAAGAGCCTTAGCTATGGAACCGAAAATTATGCTGTTTGATGAACCGACCTCCGCTCTTGACCCGGAAATGGTCGGAGAGGTTTTAGAGGTAATGAAACAGCTTGCAAAAGAGGGAATGACAATGGTAGTGGTGACACACGAAATGGGCTTTGCTAAAGAAGTAGGCGACCGGGTTATTTTTATGGATGGCGGCTTAATTGTCGAAGAAAACGTCCCAAGTGAGTTGTTTGATCATCCAAAAGAAGAACGAACGAAAGCGTTTTTAAGTAAGGTGCTATAA
- a CDS encoding exonuclease domain-containing protein: MMPFFRQITGKLSSNIYASLQGSSTPQQIAFLRDLQREMSQNNSLDTPFDELNVAVFDLETTGFYPEKGDQIISIGAIKMKGHQIKEHETFYSLVKADLPLSEEISALTNIQETELCAAPLASDVLVQFFKFVKSDTLVAHHSKHEHSFMRKITWDLLRTKFNHRLVDTSFLIRLSDLSMKSASLEEVCIQCGIDIRDRHHALGDAIMTAQVWRHYLQLAQQKGFHHLREVYDYLAKHD; this comes from the coding sequence ATGATGCCATTTTTTAGACAAATAACTGGAAAACTTTCTTCAAACATATATGCAAGTTTACAAGGATCCTCTACTCCACAACAAATAGCTTTTCTTAGAGACCTTCAAAGAGAGATGAGTCAAAACAACAGCTTGGACACCCCATTTGATGAATTAAATGTTGCTGTGTTTGATTTAGAAACGACTGGATTTTATCCAGAAAAGGGCGATCAAATCATTTCAATCGGGGCAATTAAGATGAAGGGGCATCAAATTAAAGAGCATGAAACATTTTATTCCTTAGTAAAAGCAGACCTTCCACTATCAGAAGAAATTTCAGCGTTAACTAATATTCAAGAAACAGAATTGTGCGCCGCACCACTAGCATCGGATGTGCTAGTACAATTTTTCAAATTTGTTAAAAGTGATACTCTCGTAGCTCACCACTCAAAGCATGAACATTCCTTTATGAGGAAAATAACCTGGGATTTATTACGAACTAAATTTAACCACCGACTGGTCGATACTTCTTTCTTAATTCGACTATCTGACCTATCCATGAAATCAGCATCGCTTGAAGAAGTCTGCATTCAATGTGGCATTGATATAAGAGACCGGCACCATGCCCTTGGAGATGCCATTATGACAGCGCAAGTTTGGAGGCATTATTTACAACTTGCTCAACAGAAAGGATTTCATCATTTACGGGAAGTGTACGATTATCTCGCTAAACATGATTAA
- the ilvD gene encoding dihydroxy-acid dehydratase, whose product MRSDMIKKGIDRAPHRSLLYATGVKTSDLEKPFIGVCNSFIEIIPGHKHLNHFGEIVKEAIREAGGIPFEFNTIGVDDGIAMGHIGMRYSLPSREIIADSAETVINAHWFDGVFYIPNCDKITPGMLMAAARTNVPSVFVSGGPMEAGVSSSGKALSLTSVFEGVGAYHNGTMTQQQLLDIETKACPTCGSCSGMFTANSMNCLMEVLGMTVPGNGTIVATSEERHELIRQAARHLIELLKKDIRPRDIITKEAIDNAFALDMAMGGSTNTVLHTLAIAHEAGIEYDLRDINKIAEKVPYLAKIMPASDYSMDDVHRAGGISAILNELCKVEGALHKDCLSITGKTLAGNVKDATILNEKVIRPKENPYSPVGGLSILYGNLAPDGGVIKVGAVDPSIKTFLGEAIVFESQDEAQENINNGTVKSGHVVVIRYEGPKGGPGMPEMLAPTSAIAGRGLDKEVALITDGRFSGASRGISIGHISPEAAEGGPIAFVQNGDKILIDLESRSIELLIDDEELSERRRLWVKPEPKIKTGYLAKYAKLVTSANTGGVMKI is encoded by the coding sequence ATGCGAAGCGATATGATTAAAAAAGGGATTGACCGTGCTCCCCACCGCAGCCTATTATACGCAACCGGGGTAAAAACGAGTGACTTGGAAAAACCATTTATCGGTGTTTGTAACTCGTTTATTGAAATTATCCCAGGACATAAACACCTTAATCATTTCGGTGAGATTGTAAAAGAAGCCATCCGTGAAGCCGGTGGCATTCCTTTCGAATTTAATACAATTGGTGTTGATGATGGTATTGCCATGGGGCATATCGGCATGCGCTATTCCCTTCCTAGCCGTGAGATTATCGCGGACAGTGCCGAAACGGTCATCAATGCCCACTGGTTTGATGGTGTATTTTACATTCCGAATTGTGACAAAATCACTCCAGGAATGTTAATGGCAGCCGCAAGAACCAATGTTCCATCTGTATTTGTTTCGGGTGGTCCGATGGAAGCAGGCGTTTCATCTTCAGGCAAAGCCCTTTCACTAACTTCCGTTTTTGAAGGTGTGGGTGCATACCATAATGGTACGATGACCCAGCAGCAGCTGCTTGATATTGAAACAAAGGCCTGCCCAACATGCGGATCTTGTTCAGGGATGTTTACCGCCAATTCGATGAACTGTCTAATGGAGGTTTTAGGGATGACGGTCCCAGGAAATGGTACCATCGTCGCTACCTCAGAAGAAAGACATGAGCTTATTCGTCAGGCAGCAAGACATTTAATTGAACTCCTAAAAAAAGATATTCGTCCGCGCGACATTATTACGAAAGAAGCAATCGATAATGCCTTTGCACTTGATATGGCAATGGGCGGTTCAACCAATACAGTTCTTCATACACTTGCTATCGCACATGAAGCAGGGATTGAATATGACCTACGTGATATCAACAAAATTGCTGAGAAAGTCCCTTATTTAGCAAAAATTATGCCTGCATCTGATTATTCGATGGATGATGTACATCGGGCCGGAGGGATTAGTGCTATTTTAAACGAGCTTTGCAAGGTTGAAGGTGCCCTACATAAGGATTGTCTTTCAATTACCGGAAAAACATTAGCTGGAAATGTGAAGGATGCAACAATCCTTAATGAAAAAGTTATCCGTCCGAAAGAGAATCCGTACAGCCCTGTTGGCGGCCTTTCCATCCTTTATGGAAACCTTGCCCCAGATGGCGGCGTTATCAAAGTTGGTGCTGTTGATCCATCCATAAAAACATTCTTGGGTGAAGCGATTGTGTTCGAATCCCAAGATGAAGCACAGGAAAACATTAATAACGGAACCGTCAAGTCAGGCCATGTAGTTGTCATCCGCTATGAAGGTCCTAAAGGAGGGCCGGGGATGCCGGAAATGCTCGCACCAACATCTGCGATTGCAGGACGTGGTTTAGACAAAGAGGTTGCTTTGATCACAGACGGCCGCTTCTCCGGAGCCAGCCGCGGAATCTCCATTGGACATATTTCACCTGAAGCTGCAGAAGGCGGCCCAATCGCATTTGTGCAAAATGGTGACAAGATTCTAATTGACCTTGAGAGCCGTTCTATAGAGCTTCTCATTGATGATGAAGAATTGTCTGAGCGCCGCCGTTTATGGGTGAAACCAGAACCAAAAATCAAAACTGGCTATCTCGCAAAATATGCAAAGCTTGTTACTTCCGCTAATACTGGCGGAGTTATGAAAATATAG
- a CDS encoding DUF294 nucleotidyltransferase-like domain-containing protein: MVKNLYSEAAEFRNIHLKKASHDHFMLNQLHDEVVKQVLNISIKQVSIRFGHPPSPFCFFVMGSVGRLEQSVWSDQDHGIIYHEQNDDVKSYFLALGKEISKGLFHAGYPYCDGGVMASNPFWCKSMTEWQLQITNWLNESSWESTRYLLIFLDGRSVYGESEYVEKLKKHLYQTANKQQLLTKSLSNTLYLKKGLNVLGKLLTETHGTHSGSLNIKELGLFPYVNALRLLSIKERMLETSTLLRFEKIPDNRFPGGDKELFQQQFLKLLNYRLLFADHTDYDSGHYLIVNLLTKEQTKDVKEIVKNGSALFQSVRRFLEKDNFNGDDCDDAIF; this comes from the coding sequence GTGGTTAAGAATCTTTACTCAGAGGCAGCGGAATTTAGAAATATTCATTTGAAGAAAGCTTCTCATGATCACTTTATGTTAAACCAATTGCATGATGAAGTCGTGAAACAAGTATTGAATATATCTATTAAACAAGTATCCATTCGATTTGGCCATCCACCGTCTCCCTTCTGCTTTTTTGTGATGGGAAGTGTCGGACGGTTGGAACAATCGGTTTGGAGTGACCAAGACCATGGAATTATCTATCACGAGCAGAACGATGATGTAAAATCGTACTTTTTAGCACTAGGAAAAGAAATTTCTAAAGGGCTATTTCATGCAGGTTATCCCTATTGTGACGGCGGCGTAATGGCAAGCAATCCCTTCTGGTGTAAATCGATGACTGAATGGCAGCTGCAAATAACGAATTGGTTGAATGAGTCCTCATGGGAGTCGACTCGGTATCTATTAATTTTTCTTGACGGAAGGTCGGTCTACGGCGAGAGCGAATATGTAGAGAAGTTAAAAAAACATCTCTATCAAACCGCAAATAAACAACAGCTGCTGACAAAATCTCTTAGCAATACACTGTATCTCAAAAAGGGGTTAAACGTGTTAGGCAAGCTTTTAACAGAAACCCACGGGACCCATTCAGGATCGCTAAATATAAAAGAACTTGGACTATTCCCCTATGTAAATGCCCTACGTCTCTTATCTATTAAAGAAAGAATGCTAGAGACATCTACACTTTTGCGATTTGAAAAAATACCAGACAACCGTTTTCCTGGTGGTGACAAAGAATTATTTCAGCAGCAGTTTTTAAAGCTGCTGAACTACCGTCTACTGTTTGCTGATCATACAGACTATGATTCCGGTCATTATTTGATTGTCAACCTTCTAACAAAAGAACAAACGAAGGATGTAAAGGAAATCGTTAAAAATGGTTCTGCCCTTTTTCAAAGCGTTAGAAGATTTCTAGAAAAGGACAATTTTAATGGGGATGATTGTGATGATGCCATTTTTTAG
- a CDS encoding basic amino acid ABC transporter substrate-binding protein, whose amino-acid sequence MKKLKLVSTVLMVAFLLLLSACGTTKTGGEKKTLRVVTDAAYAPFEYQDKGEVVGFDIDFVKAVIKEAGYGVKVEHVGWDPIFVEIEKKTADLAVSSITITPERLESYDFTVPYFLSKNEILVPKGSSIKSAKDLEGKRIAVQNGTTGQTIVEKLFGKNNEKLKKFENNNLAILELKKGGVDAVVADNTVVETYVKNNPKDNFEFIEDDGAFEKEFYGLLLPKGSKLKADLDKAVNKVLDNGTYEKLYEKWFNTKPDIKVLKDQQ is encoded by the coding sequence ATGAAGAAATTAAAATTAGTATCAACAGTATTAATGGTAGCATTTCTCTTACTTCTATCAGCCTGTGGAACTACTAAAACGGGAGGAGAAAAGAAGACTTTAAGAGTTGTTACCGATGCTGCTTACGCACCATTTGAGTACCAGGATAAAGGCGAAGTTGTTGGGTTTGATATTGATTTCGTTAAGGCAGTCATTAAGGAAGCAGGATACGGCGTGAAGGTGGAGCATGTAGGCTGGGATCCTATCTTTGTTGAGATTGAAAAAAAGACAGCCGATTTAGCCGTTTCTTCGATTACTATCACTCCTGAACGATTAGAATCTTATGACTTTACCGTCCCTTACTTCTTATCTAAAAATGAAATTCTAGTACCAAAAGGCAGCTCGATTAAGAGTGCCAAAGATTTAGAGGGTAAAAGGATTGCTGTACAAAATGGAACGACCGGCCAAACCATTGTGGAAAAACTGTTTGGTAAAAACAATGAAAAACTAAAAAAGTTTGAAAATAACAATCTAGCAATTCTTGAGTTGAAAAAAGGCGGCGTGGATGCCGTTGTTGCGGATAACACAGTGGTTGAAACCTATGTAAAAAATAATCCAAAGGATAATTTTGAATTCATCGAAGACGATGGAGCGTTTGAAAAAGAATTCTATGGTCTTTTGTTACCGAAAGGAAGCAAACTAAAAGCAGATCTTGACAAGGCTGTGAACAAAGTGTTAGACAATGGAACCTACGAAAAGCTTTATGAGAAATGGTTTAATACGAAGCCTGATATAAAAGTATTAAAAGACCAGCAATAG
- a CDS encoding MerR family transcriptional regulator — MGKDLSYKDKKVITIGIVRELTGLSERQIRYYEERKLIFPERSAGGSRKFSFSDVELLMDIANKIEDGIQTHEIRKQMLKEQKKQSQDEIRRKMIQGQLNAQFGIRKN; from the coding sequence ATGGGAAAAGATTTGTCTTATAAAGATAAGAAGGTCATAACGATTGGGATTGTCAGGGAACTCACTGGTCTATCTGAAAGACAAATCCGTTATTATGAAGAACGGAAACTGATTTTCCCTGAAAGGTCAGCAGGAGGAAGTCGTAAGTTTTCCTTTTCTGATGTAGAATTACTGATGGATATTGCCAATAAAATCGAGGATGGTATTCAAACTCACGAAATTAGGAAACAAATGCTGAAGGAACAAAAGAAACAAAGTCAGGATGAAATCCGTCGTAAAATGATTCAAGGACAACTAAATGCCCAGTTCGGAATTCGAAAAAATTAA
- a CDS encoding nitric-oxide reductase large subunit, protein MRYTRLWISLTIVFIASFSILGYYGGRLYQTMPPIPERVVVSDGSVLFTKKDIQDGQNVWQSIGGQELGSIWGHGAYVAPDWNADWLHRQSMWLLNNWAEKDYGKKYAALDDEAKAALKARLKNEIRPNSFKKETKEITLSPIRAEAIRNVGKHYASLFTDDPRLDKLREAYAMPKNVIKDDARLSAFISYIWWTTWATETNRPGDNVTYTNNWPNEELIDNKPTGEMLVWSVVSFVLLLAGIGALAWYHATQNHHDSDEEYPKKDPLLALAATPSMKATQKYFWVVAALWLVQVLLGAITGHYQVEGSGFYGIPIDKWIPYSLTRSWHTQLGILWIATAWLATGLFIGPAVSGHEPKFQRFGVNFLFVCLLIIVVGSMVGQWFAVHQKLGHTANFWFGHQGYEYTDTGRFWQIFLTVGLFLWLFLMARAIWPAFKNLKESRHLLALFLIASLAIPVFYIPALLWGQHSNLAIAEYWRWWVVHLWVEGFFEVFATVVMAFLFTRMGLLGLRTATTSVLFSTVIFLFGGIIGTFHHLYFSGTPTGVIAFGASFSALEVVPLVLIGFEAYENLTRSRAKPWVSAYKWPIYFFIAVAFWNLVGAGLFGFFINPPIALYYMQGLNTTPVHGHTALFGVYGMLGIGLMLFCLRGLTVKKEWKTGALKFAFWAINIGLALMVLISLIPIGLMQTWASVQHGMWYARSASFMSQDIVHTFVWLRIVGDTIFALGGLALVWFIIGLITGWSVSNDRLDYAETDHKNV, encoded by the coding sequence ATGCGTTATACAAGGCTATGGATTAGCCTGACAATTGTATTTATAGCATCATTCTCCATTCTAGGTTACTACGGAGGCAGGCTGTATCAGACAATGCCCCCGATACCAGAACGCGTTGTCGTATCAGACGGAAGCGTTCTTTTTACAAAAAAGGATATTCAAGATGGCCAAAATGTTTGGCAATCTATTGGGGGACAAGAGCTTGGCAGTATTTGGGGCCATGGTGCTTATGTTGCCCCCGATTGGAACGCGGATTGGCTTCACCGGCAGTCGATGTGGCTGTTAAATAATTGGGCCGAGAAAGATTATGGAAAGAAATATGCTGCTCTTGACGATGAAGCAAAGGCTGCTTTAAAGGCAAGACTTAAAAATGAAATTCGACCAAACTCCTTCAAGAAAGAAACAAAGGAAATTACATTATCACCAATTCGAGCTGAAGCGATTCGAAATGTTGGTAAGCATTACGCTTCTTTGTTCACTGACGATCCAAGATTAGATAAGTTACGAGAAGCATATGCGATGCCTAAGAATGTGATAAAGGACGACGCACGTCTTAGTGCATTCATCAGCTATATATGGTGGACAACTTGGGCAACCGAAACCAACCGCCCCGGAGACAATGTTACCTATACAAACAACTGGCCAAACGAAGAACTAATCGATAATAAACCAACCGGTGAAATGCTTGTCTGGTCTGTTGTCAGCTTTGTCTTGCTGCTTGCCGGGATTGGCGCCTTGGCGTGGTACCATGCTACGCAAAATCATCATGACTCAGATGAGGAGTATCCGAAAAAGGATCCTTTACTCGCCTTGGCCGCAACCCCTTCGATGAAGGCAACACAGAAATACTTTTGGGTAGTAGCTGCTCTTTGGCTTGTTCAGGTTTTACTTGGTGCCATTACAGGGCATTATCAGGTCGAAGGCAGTGGGTTTTATGGAATCCCAATTGATAAATGGATTCCTTATTCACTGACAAGATCGTGGCACACTCAGCTGGGTATTTTATGGATTGCCACAGCTTGGTTGGCAACAGGTTTGTTTATCGGACCTGCAGTATCTGGTCATGAACCGAAATTCCAACGGTTCGGTGTGAATTTCTTATTTGTTTGTTTACTGATAATTGTTGTTGGATCAATGGTCGGGCAATGGTTTGCCGTACATCAAAAATTAGGTCATACCGCCAACTTTTGGTTCGGTCATCAAGGATATGAATATACTGACACCGGTCGTTTTTGGCAGATATTCTTAACGGTGGGATTGTTTCTATGGTTATTCCTAATGGCTCGAGCTATTTGGCCAGCCTTTAAAAATTTAAAAGAAAGCCGCCATCTTCTTGCGCTGTTTTTAATCGCTTCCCTGGCGATCCCCGTGTTCTATATCCCTGCTTTATTATGGGGGCAGCATAGTAACCTGGCGATTGCCGAATATTGGCGCTGGTGGGTTGTCCATCTCTGGGTTGAAGGATTTTTTGAAGTGTTTGCCACAGTCGTTATGGCATTCCTCTTTACAAGAATGGGATTGCTCGGACTTCGGACAGCGACTACCTCAGTCCTCTTCTCTACTGTTATTTTTTTGTTCGGAGGAATTATCGGGACGTTTCACCATTTATACTTCAGTGGAACTCCAACAGGTGTCATCGCCTTCGGAGCATCCTTTAGTGCTCTTGAAGTTGTACCGCTCGTGTTAATCGGCTTTGAAGCCTATGAAAATCTTACCCGAAGCCGAGCTAAACCATGGGTATCTGCCTACAAATGGCCTATTTATTTCTTTATTGCCGTTGCGTTTTGGAATTTAGTCGGTGCCGGTTTATTTGGCTTCTTTATCAATCCGCCAATTGCTCTTTATTATATGCAAGGGCTGAATACGACACCTGTTCACGGACATACCGCCCTATTCGGTGTGTATGGCATGCTAGGAATTGGCCTAATGCTCTTCTGTTTACGTGGTTTGACAGTGAAAAAAGAATGGAAAACTGGCGCACTGAAATTCGCTTTTTGGGCCATTAATATCGGCCTTGCCTTAATGGTGCTAATCAGCCTAATACCAATCGGCTTAATGCAGACCTGGGCAAGTGTGCAACACGGAATGTGGTATGCACGCTCAGCCAGCTTTATGTCACAAGACATTGTTCATACCTTTGTTTGGCTCCGGATTGTCGGTGACACGATTTTTGCCCTCGGAGGTCTGGCACTGGTTTGGTTTATTATTGGTTTAATAACCGGCTGGTCAGTATCCAATGATCGACTCGATTACGCTGAAACGGATCATAAAAACGTTTAA
- the ilvE gene encoding branched-chain-amino-acid transaminase, producing MGSPWIFLGGEFVKKEDAVVSVFDHGFLYGDGVFEGIRVYSGNVFRLDAHLKRLFESAQSIMLKIPYTQEEMTELIVETIRKNQLESAYIRVVVSRGKGNLGLDPTSCSNPNVIIIAEALTMYPKEFYENGIKIASVASRRNRPDVLSPQIKSLNYLNNILVKLEANQVGVQEALMLNDQGYVTEGSADNIFIVKNGVIYTPPVYLGALEGITRNAIIDVARAKGYEVRESPFTRHDVYVADEVFLTGTAIEVIAVIEVDGRIIQGGKPGAVTNVLLEEFRKIVTTDGVACYSTNTTHAVVS from the coding sequence TTGGGAAGTCCATGGATTTTCCTTGGCGGTGAGTTCGTCAAGAAAGAGGATGCTGTCGTATCAGTTTTTGATCATGGTTTTTTATATGGTGATGGTGTATTTGAAGGTATTCGTGTTTACAGCGGAAACGTCTTCAGACTCGACGCCCACCTGAAAAGACTATTTGAATCAGCTCAATCCATTATGCTTAAGATTCCATACACACAGGAGGAAATGACGGAATTAATCGTTGAAACGATTAGAAAAAATCAGCTAGAAAGCGCCTATATTCGAGTCGTTGTTTCACGTGGCAAAGGAAATCTCGGACTAGACCCTACTTCCTGCTCCAATCCAAACGTCATCATTATCGCCGAGGCATTAACCATGTATCCTAAAGAATTTTACGAGAATGGGATTAAAATTGCCTCTGTAGCGAGCAGAAGGAATCGCCCAGATGTCCTAAGTCCACAAATTAAATCACTAAATTATTTAAATAATATTCTTGTAAAACTAGAAGCCAATCAGGTTGGCGTCCAGGAAGCATTAATGTTAAATGACCAAGGCTATGTTACCGAAGGTTCAGCAGACAATATCTTCATTGTAAAAAATGGTGTCATTTATACACCCCCTGTTTATTTAGGAGCACTAGAAGGGATTACCCGCAACGCCATCATTGATGTGGCAAGAGCCAAAGGCTACGAAGTTCGAGAATCACCTTTTACCAGACATGATGTATATGTTGCTGATGAGGTGTTCTTAACCGGAACAGCTATTGAGGTCATTGCTGTTATTGAGGTAGACGGCCGGATCATTCAGGGTGGTAAGCCTGGAGCAGTAACAAACGTTCTTTTAGAGGAATTCAGAAAAATTGTAACAACAGACGGAGTGGCTTGTTACTCAACAAACACAACCCACGCTGTAGTCAGTTAG